One genomic segment of Candidatus Methanosuratincola sp. includes these proteins:
- a CDS encoding lactate utilization protein B: MSFKREEFKRWMEDERRRTGLSRAVASYTSAKANALSRLPELDELRREVRKIKELSIQHMDELVKLTMDSVREVRGEVYLAKDAEEAREIVSDLTGSGKLVVKSKSLTGDEVGINEALEERGNRVYETDLGEFIIQLRKEKPTHIINPSVHVPREEVAKTFSELLGKPVSPEIPALVGVARDYLREKFCNADVGITGANVLAAKTGTIFIVENEGNARFVSNAPPKHICLTGIEKIVPALSDAFRLLQVLPPYATGVFMSAYVSMITGPSKTADIEKTIVYGAHGPKELHLVLLDNGRKRMAGDDAFREALYCIRCGGCMYECPVYRVIGGAFGNNYFGGIGLIWSAFTTGEERVAAAVDACTKCGRCKEVCPLEIDTPRMVERLKERLAKKGFVQPKHLEIMESILKKGNPFGEDEGKTNSKG, from the coding sequence TTGTCTTTCAAGCGTGAAGAGTTCAAGAGATGGATGGAGGACGAAAGGAGGAGGACCGGGCTCAGCAGGGCTGTCGCCTCATACACATCCGCCAAGGCGAACGCGCTGTCCCGGCTCCCTGAACTCGATGAGTTGCGCAGGGAAGTCAGGAAGATCAAGGAACTATCCATACAGCACATGGATGAGCTCGTAAAGCTCACGATGGACTCGGTGAGGGAGGTCAGGGGGGAGGTTTACCTCGCCAAGGACGCTGAGGAGGCCAGGGAGATCGTTTCCGACCTCACCGGCTCAGGTAAGCTCGTCGTAAAGTCAAAGTCGCTGACGGGGGACGAAGTAGGGATAAACGAGGCACTCGAGGAGAGGGGGAACAGGGTATACGAGACAGACCTCGGGGAATTCATCATACAGCTGAGGAAGGAGAAGCCCACCCACATAATAAACCCCTCAGTCCACGTTCCAAGGGAAGAGGTCGCGAAGACATTCTCGGAACTCTTGGGGAAGCCCGTGAGCCCTGAAATACCTGCCCTTGTGGGGGTTGCTAGGGATTACCTGAGGGAAAAATTCTGCAACGCCGACGTTGGGATCACTGGGGCTAACGTTCTGGCTGCAAAGACTGGAACGATCTTCATAGTCGAGAACGAGGGGAATGCGAGGTTCGTTAGCAACGCGCCCCCCAAGCACATATGCCTCACCGGGATCGAGAAGATAGTACCGGCCCTCTCCGATGCATTCAGGCTCCTGCAGGTCCTGCCGCCTTACGCAACAGGAGTCTTCATGTCGGCATACGTTTCCATGATAACCGGCCCGAGCAAGACGGCAGACATCGAGAAGACGATAGTCTACGGCGCCCATGGACCGAAGGAGCTCCATCTCGTCCTGCTTGACAATGGCCGCAAGAGGATGGCTGGGGATGACGCGTTCAGAGAGGCGCTCTACTGCATCCGGTGCGGGGGCTGCATGTACGAGTGCCCGGTGTACCGTGTGATAGGTGGGGCGTTCGGGAACAACTATTTCGGAGGTATTGGGCTGATCTGGAGCGCGTTCACCACCGGGGAAGAAAGAGTGGCAGCCGCGGTCGACGCATGCACCAAATGCGGGAGGTGCAAGGAGGTGTGCCCCCTCGAGATCGATACGCCACGCATGGTCGAAAGGCTGAAAGAGAGGCTAGCAAAGAAAGGCTTTGTGCAGCCCAAACACTTGGAGATAATGGAGAGCATACTCAAAAAAGGAAATCCTTTCGGAGAGGACGAAGGGAAGACGAACTCTAAAGGTTGA
- a CDS encoding DUF47 family protein produces MLGSGHIGFWLGQRSEKEAISACEKHLEKIFTIVNKFKSFVDAYLDGELEEAKELSGEIISLERAADKIKEEIINDLIKSSIHPMDQDEIMRLVMTSDDIAAHIKSATRKLQYAHPRDIPDEVKFKIKELAGFLLEEAVSLMETIESLLKRSGEVVAKAEKTERLEEKIDDFRVDLIADILVWGDRAEHVSDWLMVKEVVENIESASDRMEDTADLIRTIAILRSRG; encoded by the coding sequence ATGCTTGGCTCCGGGCACATCGGTTTCTGGCTGGGTCAGAGGAGCGAAAAGGAAGCAATCTCTGCCTGTGAGAAGCACTTGGAAAAGATATTCACAATTGTAAATAAGTTCAAATCGTTTGTGGATGCTTATTTGGACGGAGAGTTGGAGGAGGCAAAGGAGCTATCAGGCGAGATCATCTCCCTGGAGAGGGCGGCCGACAAGATAAAGGAGGAGATAATCAACGATCTCATTAAATCATCCATCCACCCGATGGATCAGGATGAGATAATGCGCCTCGTCATGACCTCTGACGACATTGCCGCCCACATCAAGTCAGCCACCAGAAAGCTCCAGTATGCCCACCCGAGGGACATACCTGATGAAGTGAAGTTCAAGATAAAGGAATTAGCGGGGTTCCTGCTTGAGGAAGCGGTGTCCCTCATGGAAACGATCGAATCGCTCCTGAAGAGGAGCGGCGAAGTGGTCGCGAAGGCAGAGAAGACCGAGCGGCTCGAGGAAAAGATCGATGACTTTCGTGTGGACCTTATTGCGGATATACTGGTCTGGGGGGACCGTGCCGAGCATGTCAGCGACTGGCTCATGGTCAAGGAGGTCGTTGAGAACATAGAGTCTGCTTCAGACCGTATGGAGGACACCGCAGACCTGATAAGAACCATCGCAATCCTGAGGAGCAGGGGCTGA